A window of Aeromicrobium sp. Root236 contains these coding sequences:
- a CDS encoding RNA polymerase sigma factor: MKSDAELIASSGHDPQAFRELYDRYAEPIHAFLLRRTSDREAALDLTAETFAQVWTSRHRFVDQKDGSAGPWLFGIARNVLSRSARERRLISEASQALRITHGRSSATPDTAWVDGMDSDVEEALSTLPESQRLAVELRVLSDRPYDEVAEELDCTPTAARIRVSRGLARMRTSLQTVSNPKESS, from the coding sequence GTGAAGTCCGACGCCGAGCTGATCGCGTCGTCGGGCCACGATCCGCAGGCGTTCCGCGAGCTCTACGACCGCTATGCCGAGCCGATCCACGCCTTCCTGCTCCGTCGTACGTCCGACCGTGAGGCCGCGCTCGACCTCACGGCGGAGACGTTCGCGCAGGTGTGGACGTCGCGGCACCGGTTCGTCGACCAGAAGGACGGCTCGGCCGGTCCATGGCTGTTCGGCATCGCCCGCAACGTCCTCTCCCGTTCCGCGCGCGAACGGCGACTGATCAGCGAGGCCAGCCAGGCCCTGCGGATCACCCACGGCCGCTCGAGCGCCACGCCCGACACCGCATGGGTCGACGGCATGGACTCCGACGTCGAGGAGGCACTCTCGACATTGCCGGAGTCCCAACGCCTCGCCGTCGAGCTCCGCGTCCTCTCCGACCGTCCGTACGACGAGGTCGCCGAGGAGCTCGACTGCACCCCGACCGCGGCCCGCATCCGCGTGTCCCGTGGCCTCGCCCGCATGCGGACCTCCCTCCAGACCGTCTCGAACCCCAAGGAATCGTCATGA
- a CDS encoding OsmC family peroxiredoxin: MPTRTARTAWDGGLQDGSGQVELTSSGLGTFEVSFPQRASEDGGGVTNPEELIGAAHSACYAMSLAGQLGARDATPLSMEIRADVTLGPDPEGGFKITGITLTVRGEADGIDEAGFLEAAEAAKVGCPVSKALAGVDITLDAAMETP, encoded by the coding sequence ATGCCCACACGCACAGCACGTACGGCCTGGGACGGCGGCCTGCAGGACGGTTCGGGACAGGTCGAGCTGACCAGCTCGGGCCTCGGCACGTTCGAGGTCTCGTTCCCCCAGCGCGCGTCCGAGGACGGCGGTGGTGTCACCAACCCCGAGGAGCTCATCGGCGCGGCGCACTCGGCCTGCTACGCGATGTCGCTGGCCGGGCAGCTGGGCGCTCGCGACGCGACACCGCTGTCGATGGAGATCCGCGCTGACGTGACCCTCGGCCCCGACCCGGAGGGCGGCTTCAAGATCACCGGCATCACGCTGACCGTCCGTGGCGAGGCCGACGGCATCGACGAGGCCGGGTTCCTGGAGGCCGCCGAGGCGGCCAAGGTCGGCTGCCCGGTCAGCAAGGCCCTCGCCGGCGTCGACATCACCCTCGATGCCGCGATGGAGACGCCCTAG
- a CDS encoding winged helix DNA-binding domain-containing protein, whose product MKPTVPGRLHAQGLTSARFDAAADVVRHLGCVQSQLHDMALWAVARRTTGLTLADAQAAFDRGDFLRTHVLRPTWHYVDPADIHWLLALTAPRVRQVMTSSWAALGLGPELIERGSEVIVAALADGAPHTRAELATALEDAGLQAKGTFLVHQLMNAEISLLCANGPMRGKQHTYVALPSAPDERTYDELLTEVARRYARGHGAFRDKDLAWWTSLTLTDSRRAIELAELRPLEVGGEAYWTLDQPVDTEVPPAMLLSNFDEYISYARDPEDYTGFDGTVDDVMRGAGLLMIGGRLSGRWARTVTAKTVRIVVDRAPRITASTRRALDEEAAAFGRFLGREPELVIAD is encoded by the coding sequence GTGAAGCCAACCGTCCCCGGCCGCCTCCACGCCCAAGGCCTGACGTCCGCCCGATTCGACGCGGCCGCCGACGTCGTACGCCACCTCGGCTGCGTCCAGTCCCAGCTCCACGACATGGCGCTGTGGGCCGTCGCCCGCCGCACGACCGGGCTGACGCTCGCGGACGCCCAGGCAGCGTTCGACCGGGGCGACTTCCTCCGCACGCACGTCCTGCGGCCGACCTGGCACTACGTCGACCCGGCCGACATCCACTGGCTGCTGGCTCTCACCGCACCCCGGGTCCGCCAGGTCATGACGTCCAGCTGGGCCGCGCTGGGCCTCGGTCCGGAGCTCATCGAGCGGGGCTCCGAGGTCATCGTCGCGGCCCTGGCCGACGGCGCGCCGCACACCCGGGCCGAGCTCGCCACGGCGCTCGAGGATGCCGGGCTGCAGGCCAAGGGCACGTTCCTCGTCCATCAGCTCATGAACGCAGAGATCAGCCTGCTGTGTGCCAACGGCCCGATGCGCGGCAAGCAGCACACGTACGTCGCCCTGCCGTCGGCCCCCGACGAGCGGACCTACGACGAGCTGCTGACCGAGGTCGCCCGGCGCTATGCCCGGGGCCACGGCGCGTTCCGCGACAAGGACCTCGCCTGGTGGACGAGCCTGACCTTGACCGACAGCCGCCGCGCGATCGAGCTGGCGGAGCTCCGACCGCTCGAGGTCGGCGGCGAGGCCTACTGGACGCTCGACCAACCGGTCGACACCGAGGTGCCACCGGCGATGCTGCTGTCCAACTTCGACGAGTACATCTCCTACGCCCGCGACCCCGAGGACTACACGGGCTTCGACGGCACGGTCGACGACGTCATGCGTGGTGCCGGCCTGCTCATGATCGGCGGCCGGTTGTCGGGCCGGTGGGCCCGGACCGTCACGGCCAAGACCGTCAGGATCGTCGTCGACCGCGCACCCCGGATCACGGCCTCCACCAGGCGCGCGCTCGACGAGGAGGCAGCGGCATTCGGGCGCTTCCTGGGCCGCGAGCCCGAGCTCGTCATCGCCGACTGA
- a CDS encoding multifunctional oxoglutarate decarboxylase/oxoglutarate dehydrogenase thiamine pyrophosphate-binding subunit/dihydrolipoyllysine-residue succinyltransferase subunit yields the protein MYERFRQDPASVDATWVTFFQTGDGAALANGSGNGSSPNGVAGTTATQAPAAAKPAEQPAAPAETAAPSPAPTAPTSSTPPAPKTEPATVTPAQSQVAAPAHIDPPAPTPPVIDAPTSRATTVATPNGSAADAPKNGPGEVENVVLRGAAARTVANMDASLAVPTATSVRSVPVKLLFDNRIVINNHLARARGGKVSFTHLIGWAIVKALKAMPEMNTGFQVVDGKPNQLKPEHINFGLAIDLKKPDGSRTLLVPSIKAAETMGFAEFWAAYESMVRKARDGKLEVTDFQGTTVSLTNPGGIGTNHSIPRLMQGQGVIIGVGSMEYPPEFQGASEHTLAQMAISKMMTLTSTYDHRVIQGAQSGEFLKKIHALLLGEENFYDEIFRALKIPYEPIRWAQDIAVSHDDEVHKQARVLELIHAFRVRGHLMADTNPLDNRPRSHADLDTASHGLTLWDLDREFATGSFKTDKRFMKLREILGILRDSYARTIGLEYMHIQDPDERAWFQERIERPHTKPPREEQLRILQKLNQAEAFETFLQTKFVGQKRFSLEGGETTIPVLDEICEAAAADSLDEVCIGMAHRGRLNVLVNIAGKHAGSVFREFEGNIDPRTVQGSGDVKYHLGVEGEFTSGTGDKIKVSVAANPSHLEVVDPVLEGIARAKQDRLNRGADYPVLPVLVHGDAAFAGQGVVAETLNLSQLRGYRTGGTIHLIVNNQVGFTTAPSSSRSSTYCTDVARMIQAPVFHVNGDDPEACIRVAHLAYEYRRTFHKDIVIDLVCYRRRGHNEGDDPSFTQPLMYDTINAKKSVRKLYTEALVGRGDITLEEAEAALSDYQAQLERNFAEVKETSTDPGYSRTPDYPDKPEHAGELVTAVTPETMKAIADAYTNVPEGFTVHPKVLPQLQRRAQSISAGPIDWGTGEILALGSLLLDGRPVRLAGQDSRRGTFSSRFATIIDRVNANEWTPLANIGDDQATFYIYDSLLSEYAALGFEYGYSVARPEALTIWEAQFGDFVNGAQSVIDEYISAGESKWGQKSGVVLLLPHGHEGQGPDHTSARIERFLELCANDAMTLAQPSTPASYFHLLRRQNLESQHRPLIVFTPKSMLRSKAAASQPEDFTSGKFRPVIGDDSVEASKVERVLVCSGKIAWDLFAEREKRESGQSRTAIVRLEQLYPRPTSELNAAVGQFVNAREVRWVQDEPANQGPWPHVALHFSGEFDGLPLLRVSRPESSAPSVGSHNRHVEEQAALMQQAFS from the coding sequence ATGTACGAGCGATTCCGCCAAGACCCTGCTTCGGTCGACGCCACCTGGGTGACGTTCTTCCAGACCGGTGATGGCGCGGCCCTGGCCAACGGGTCCGGCAACGGCAGCTCCCCCAACGGCGTGGCCGGCACCACGGCGACGCAGGCCCCGGCCGCCGCCAAGCCCGCCGAGCAGCCGGCCGCACCGGCCGAGACCGCCGCACCGAGTCCGGCTCCCACGGCACCCACGTCGTCGACGCCCCCGGCACCCAAGACCGAGCCGGCGACCGTCACCCCGGCCCAGAGCCAGGTGGCCGCACCCGCGCACATCGATCCGCCGGCTCCCACCCCGCCGGTGATCGACGCCCCGACCTCTCGCGCCACGACCGTGGCCACCCCCAACGGCAGCGCCGCCGACGCGCCCAAGAACGGGCCCGGCGAGGTCGAGAACGTCGTGCTGCGTGGCGCCGCCGCCCGCACCGTCGCCAACATGGACGCCAGCCTCGCGGTGCCGACCGCGACCAGCGTGCGCTCCGTGCCGGTCAAGCTGCTGTTCGACAACCGCATCGTGATCAACAACCACCTCGCCCGTGCACGCGGCGGCAAGGTGTCGTTCACCCACCTCATTGGGTGGGCGATCGTCAAGGCGCTCAAGGCGATGCCCGAGATGAACACGGGCTTCCAGGTCGTCGACGGCAAGCCCAACCAGCTCAAGCCCGAGCACATCAACTTCGGCCTCGCGATCGACCTCAAGAAGCCCGACGGCTCGCGCACGCTGCTCGTCCCCTCGATCAAGGCCGCCGAGACGATGGGCTTCGCCGAGTTCTGGGCGGCGTACGAGTCGATGGTCCGCAAGGCGCGCGACGGCAAGCTCGAGGTCACCGACTTCCAGGGCACGACCGTCAGCCTGACCAACCCCGGTGGCATCGGCACCAACCACTCGATCCCCCGCCTGATGCAGGGCCAGGGCGTCATCATCGGCGTCGGCTCGATGGAGTACCCGCCGGAGTTCCAGGGCGCCAGCGAGCACACGCTCGCACAGATGGCGATCTCCAAGATGATGACGCTGACGTCGACCTACGACCACCGCGTCATCCAGGGTGCGCAGTCCGGCGAGTTCCTCAAGAAGATCCACGCGCTGCTGCTCGGCGAGGAGAACTTCTACGACGAGATCTTCCGCGCGCTCAAGATCCCCTACGAGCCCATCCGCTGGGCCCAGGACATCGCGGTCAGCCACGACGACGAGGTGCACAAGCAGGCTCGCGTCCTCGAGCTGATCCACGCGTTCCGCGTGCGGGGCCACCTGATGGCCGACACCAACCCGCTCGACAACCGGCCGCGCAGCCACGCCGACCTCGACACGGCGTCGCACGGCCTGACGCTGTGGGACCTCGACCGCGAGTTCGCCACGGGATCGTTCAAGACCGACAAGCGCTTCATGAAGCTGCGCGAGATCCTCGGCATCCTGCGCGACTCCTACGCCCGCACGATCGGCCTGGAGTACATGCACATCCAGGACCCCGACGAGCGGGCCTGGTTCCAGGAGCGCATCGAGCGCCCGCACACCAAGCCTCCGCGTGAGGAGCAGCTGCGCATCCTGCAGAAGCTCAACCAGGCCGAGGCCTTCGAGACGTTCCTGCAGACCAAGTTCGTCGGCCAGAAGCGCTTCAGCCTCGAGGGCGGTGAGACGACGATCCCCGTGCTCGACGAGATCTGCGAGGCGGCCGCAGCCGACAGCCTCGACGAGGTCTGCATCGGCATGGCCCACCGTGGCCGGCTCAACGTGCTGGTCAACATCGCCGGCAAGCACGCCGGTTCGGTGTTCCGCGAGTTCGAGGGCAACATCGACCCGCGCACCGTGCAGGGCTCCGGCGACGTCAAGTACCACCTCGGCGTCGAGGGTGAGTTCACCTCAGGCACCGGCGACAAGATCAAGGTCTCGGTGGCGGCCAACCCGTCGCACCTCGAGGTCGTTGACCCGGTCCTCGAGGGCATTGCCCGCGCCAAGCAGGACCGCCTCAACCGCGGTGCCGACTACCCCGTCCTGCCGGTCCTCGTGCACGGCGACGCCGCGTTCGCGGGCCAGGGCGTCGTGGCCGAGACGCTCAACCTCTCGCAGCTGCGCGGCTACCGCACCGGCGGCACGATCCACCTGATCGTCAACAACCAGGTGGGCTTCACGACGGCACCGTCGTCGTCCCGCTCCTCGACCTACTGCACCGACGTCGCCCGCATGATCCAGGCGCCGGTCTTCCACGTCAACGGCGACGACCCCGAGGCGTGCATCCGCGTGGCGCACCTGGCCTACGAGTACCGCCGGACGTTCCACAAGGACATCGTCATCGACCTGGTCTGCTACCGCCGCCGCGGTCACAACGAGGGTGACGACCCGAGCTTCACCCAGCCGCTGATGTACGACACGATCAACGCCAAGAAGTCGGTGCGCAAGCTCTACACCGAGGCACTGGTCGGACGTGGCGACATCACGCTGGAGGAGGCCGAGGCAGCGCTCAGCGACTACCAGGCCCAGCTCGAGCGCAACTTCGCGGAGGTCAAGGAGACCTCGACGGATCCCGGCTACTCGCGCACCCCGGACTACCCCGACAAGCCCGAGCACGCCGGCGAGCTCGTCACGGCGGTCACGCCCGAGACCATGAAGGCGATCGCCGACGCCTACACCAACGTCCCCGAGGGCTTCACGGTCCACCCCAAGGTGCTGCCGCAGCTGCAGCGCCGCGCGCAGTCCATCAGCGCCGGCCCGATCGACTGGGGCACCGGCGAGATCCTCGCGCTCGGCTCGTTGCTGCTCGACGGGCGGCCCGTACGCCTTGCCGGCCAGGACTCGCGTCGTGGCACGTTCTCGTCGCGGTTCGCCACGATCATCGACCGGGTCAACGCCAACGAGTGGACGCCGCTGGCCAACATCGGCGACGACCAGGCCACGTTCTACATCTACGACTCGCTGCTGAGCGAGTACGCCGCGCTCGGCTTCGAGTACGGCTACTCCGTCGCCCGGCCCGAGGCTCTCACGATCTGGGAGGCGCAGTTCGGCGACTTCGTCAACGGCGCCCAGTCCGTGATCGACGAGTACATCTCAGCCGGTGAGAGCAAGTGGGGCCAGAAGTCCGGCGTCGTGCTGCTCCTGCCGCACGGCCACGAGGGCCAGGGACCCGACCACACGTCGGCCCGGATCGAGCGGTTCCTCGAGCTGTGCGCCAACGACGCCATGACGCTCGCCCAGCCGTCGACCCCCGCGTCGTACTTCCACCTGCTGCGCCGGCAGAACCTCGAGAGCCAGCACCGTCCGCTGATCGTCTTCACGCCGAAGTCGATGCTGCGCAGCAAGGCCGCTGCCTCGCAGCCCGAGGACTTCACGTCGGGCAAGTTCCGGCCGGTCATCGGCGACGACTCGGTCGAGGCGTCCAAGGTCGAGCGCGTCCTGGTCTGCTCCGGCAAGATCGCCTGGGACCTGTTCGCCGAGCGCGAGAAGCGCGAGTCGGGTCAGTCCCGCACCGCGATCGTCCGCCTCGAGCAGCTCTACCCGCGTCCCACGTCGGAGCTCAACGCCGCGGTCGGCCAGTTCGTCAACGCCCGCGAGGTGCGCTGGGTGCAGGACGAGCCGGCCAACCAGGGTCCGTGGCCGCACGTCGCGCTGCACTTCAGCGGTGAGTTCGACGGTCTCCCGCTGCTGCGGGTGTCGCGCCCGGAGTCCTCGGCACCGTCGGTCGGTTCGCACAACCGGCACGTCGAGGAGCAGGCCGCGCTGATGCAGCAGGCCTTCAGCTGA
- a CDS encoding DUF6104 family protein: MYFTDRGIEELQSRRGDEEVTFAWLAERLVEFVDLNPEFEVPVERLATWLARLDDDDE, translated from the coding sequence ATGTACTTCACGGATCGCGGCATCGAGGAGCTCCAGAGCCGGCGAGGTGACGAGGAGGTCACCTTCGCCTGGCTCGCCGAGCGGCTCGTCGAGTTCGTCGACCTCAACCCCGAGTTCGAGGTCCCCGTCGAGCGCCTGGCCACTTGGCTGGCGCGCCTCGACGACGATGACGAGTAG
- a CDS encoding AAA family ATPase, translating to MDFDQPPVVRVSRDPEAGMPAGEWPATIPAVAQLLADGIDLAPGVTFLVGENGSGKSTLVEAIAVAYGLSPEGGSAHGKHVTRSSESPLHRALMVQRGIGSGTWGFFLRAETMHGWYTYMDEYGGPNDTDYHAMSHGESFLEVLNRKFDSPSFYCLDEPEAALSFRSTLTLIRVLHDIAEAGGQVLCATHSPVLASMPGAHILEVGDWGLREAAWEDLELVRHWKAYLDAPMRYLRHTLADD from the coding sequence GTGGACTTCGACCAGCCTCCCGTCGTACGCGTCTCGCGTGATCCCGAGGCCGGCATGCCGGCCGGCGAGTGGCCGGCCACCATCCCGGCCGTGGCCCAGCTGCTCGCCGACGGCATCGACCTCGCCCCGGGCGTCACGTTCCTCGTCGGCGAGAACGGCTCCGGCAAGTCGACCCTCGTCGAGGCGATCGCCGTCGCGTACGGGCTGTCCCCCGAAGGCGGCAGTGCCCACGGCAAGCACGTGACCCGGTCCAGCGAGTCACCGCTCCATCGGGCGCTCATGGTCCAGAGGGGCATCGGCTCCGGCACGTGGGGATTCTTCCTGCGCGCGGAGACGATGCACGGCTGGTACACCTACATGGACGAGTACGGCGGCCCGAACGACACCGACTACCACGCGATGAGCCACGGGGAGTCGTTCCTCGAGGTGCTCAACCGCAAGTTCGACTCGCCCAGCTTCTACTGCCTCGACGAGCCCGAGGCGGCGCTGTCGTTCCGCTCGACCCTGACGCTGATCCGCGTGCTGCACGACATCGCCGAGGCGGGCGGCCAAGTGCTCTGCGCGACGCACTCCCCCGTGCTCGCGTCGATGCCCGGCGCGCACATCCTCGAGGTCGGCGACTGGGGACTGCGCGAGGCCGCCTGGGAGGACCTCGAGCTCGTCAGGCACTGGAAGGCGTACCTCGACGCCCCGATGCGCTACCTCCGCCACACCCTCGCCGACGACTGA
- a CDS encoding zinc-binding dehydrogenase, whose product MFAVYAGTIDPKDPLSGLVVGERPDPEVPDGWTTVTVKAASINHHDVWSLRGVGLREESLPMILGCDAAGYDEDGNEVVVHAVISDPSWRGDETLDPKRSLLSERHQGTFAEKVAVPTRNVVAKPAGLSFAEAACLPTAWLTAYRMLFTQSGLQQGDTVLVQGAGGGVATAAITLARAAGFRVYATSRDEDKRDKALEIGAHEVFESGARLPSKVDAVIETVGAATWSHSVKSMRPGGTIVIAGATSGDAPSHAELTRIFFQQMRVHGSTMGTRDELHRLAQFMDVTGTRPLIDRVIPMADAADGLASVIDGSVFGKIVLTL is encoded by the coding sequence ATGTTCGCCGTCTACGCAGGCACGATCGATCCCAAGGACCCGTTGAGCGGACTCGTCGTGGGTGAGCGACCCGACCCGGAGGTGCCCGACGGCTGGACCACCGTGACGGTCAAGGCTGCCTCGATCAATCACCACGACGTGTGGAGCCTGCGCGGCGTCGGACTGCGCGAAGAGTCCCTGCCGATGATCCTCGGCTGCGACGCCGCAGGCTACGACGAGGACGGCAACGAGGTCGTGGTGCACGCCGTGATCAGCGATCCGTCGTGGCGGGGTGACGAGACGCTCGACCCCAAGCGGTCCCTGCTGTCGGAGCGTCACCAGGGCACGTTCGCCGAGAAGGTCGCGGTGCCCACGCGCAACGTCGTCGCGAAGCCGGCGGGACTGTCGTTCGCCGAGGCGGCGTGCCTGCCGACGGCGTGGCTGACGGCCTACCGGATGCTGTTCACCCAGTCGGGCCTGCAGCAGGGCGACACGGTGCTCGTGCAGGGTGCCGGCGGTGGGGTGGCGACCGCGGCGATCACGCTGGCGCGGGCTGCCGGGTTCCGCGTCTATGCGACGAGCCGTGACGAGGACAAGCGGGACAAGGCGCTCGAGATCGGCGCGCACGAGGTATTCGAGTCCGGTGCGCGGCTGCCCAGCAAGGTCGACGCCGTGATCGAGACCGTCGGCGCGGCGACCTGGTCGCACTCGGTCAAGTCGATGCGGCCCGGCGGCACGATCGTCATCGCCGGCGCGACGTCGGGCGATGCCCCGTCGCACGCCGAGCTGACCCGCATCTTCTTCCAGCAGATGCGTGTCCACGGCTCCACGATGGGCACCCGCGACGAGCTGCACCGGCTCGCGCAGTTCATGGACGTCACCGGCACGCGTCCGCTGATCGACCGGGTGATCCCGATGGCCGATGCAGCCGACGGTCTCGCCTCGGTCATCGACGGCAGCGTCTTCGGCAAGATCGTCCTGACCCTCTAG
- a CDS encoding NADP-dependent malic enzyme, with protein MVATDIDLHTDTPDPDDPIFALHRGGKMAIAATVPLRNAQDLAMSYTPGVAKVCEAIAADPALAHDYTWVSNTVAVITDGTAVLGLGDIGPAASMPVMEGKAVLFKQFGGVDAIPVALDTTDVDEIVETIIRLAPTFGGINLEDISSPRCFEIERRLIERLEIPVFHDDQHGTAVVTLAALINAVRVTDRELDDVKVVISGAGAAGVAIMKILQTAGVRKIAVVDRSGVIHPGREGLDVVKAGIAEATAPWARPGTIDDALDGADVFIGVSGGTIPEAAVASMAPDSIVFAMANPNPEVHPDIAHKYARIVATGRSDFPNQINNVLVFPGIFRGALDVRATRISEGMKLAAANAIADLVGDDLSETYVIPSPFDPRVASAVARAVTETARREGLARRPY; from the coding sequence ATGGTTGCCACTGACATCGACTTGCACACCGACACGCCTGACCCCGACGACCCGATCTTCGCGCTGCATCGCGGCGGCAAGATGGCGATCGCGGCGACGGTGCCCCTGCGCAACGCGCAGGATCTCGCGATGTCCTACACGCCCGGCGTCGCCAAGGTCTGCGAGGCGATCGCCGCCGACCCGGCCCTGGCCCACGACTACACCTGGGTCTCCAACACCGTCGCGGTGATCACCGACGGCACCGCGGTGCTGGGCCTCGGCGACATCGGCCCGGCCGCCTCCATGCCCGTCATGGAGGGCAAGGCCGTGCTGTTCAAGCAGTTCGGCGGCGTCGACGCGATCCCGGTCGCCCTCGACACGACCGACGTCGACGAGATCGTCGAGACGATCATCCGGCTCGCGCCGACATTCGGCGGCATCAACCTCGAGGACATCTCCAGCCCTCGCTGCTTCGAGATCGAGCGCCGGCTGATCGAGCGGCTCGAGATCCCGGTCTTCCACGACGACCAGCACGGCACCGCCGTCGTGACGCTGGCGGCGCTGATCAATGCCGTACGCGTGACGGACCGCGAGCTCGACGACGTCAAGGTCGTGATCTCCGGTGCCGGTGCGGCCGGCGTCGCGATCATGAAGATCCTCCAGACCGCGGGCGTCCGCAAGATCGCCGTCGTCGACCGCTCGGGTGTCATCCACCCGGGCCGCGAGGGCCTCGACGTGGTCAAGGCCGGCATCGCCGAGGCGACGGCTCCATGGGCGAGGCCCGGGACCATCGACGACGCCCTCGACGGCGCCGACGTCTTCATCGGGGTCTCCGGTGGCACGATCCCCGAGGCGGCGGTGGCCTCGATGGCGCCCGACTCGATCGTCTTCGCGATGGCCAACCCCAACCCCGAAGTGCATCCCGACATCGCGCACAAGTACGCGCGCATCGTGGCGACCGGGCGCTCGGACTTCCCCAACCAGATCAACAACGTGCTGGTGTTCCCCGGCATCTTCCGCGGTGCCCTCGACGTACGCGCGACGCGGATCTCCGAGGGCATGAAGCTCGCGGCCGCCAACGCGATCGCAGATCTCGTGGGCGACGACCTCAGTGAGACGTACGTCATCCCGTCACCGTTCGATCCGCGGGTAGCCTCTGCCGTGGCACGAGCCGTCACGGAAACCGCGCGCCGCGAGGGCCTGGCTCGCCGCCCGTACTGA
- a CDS encoding WhiB family transcriptional regulator, whose translation MDWRHKSACLDEDPELFFPIGNTGPAILQIEEAKVVCRRCDVREQCLQWALESGQDHGVWGGLSEDERRTLKRRNARARIRTA comes from the coding sequence ATGGATTGGCGTCACAAGTCTGCATGCCTCGATGAGGACCCTGAGCTCTTCTTCCCCATCGGCAACACGGGTCCCGCCATCTTGCAGATCGAAGAGGCCAAGGTCGTATGCCGCCGCTGTGATGTCCGCGAGCAGTGCCTGCAATGGGCACTCGAGTCCGGACAGGACCACGGTGTGTGGGGAGGCTTGAGCGAAGACGAACGTCGTACGCTGAAGCGCCGCAATGCTCGGGCACGTATTCGTACTGCCTGA